One Kribbella sp. NBC_00662 genomic region harbors:
- a CDS encoding winged helix-turn-helix transcriptional regulator encodes MRRSTFSPEPDCAIAQSLGVIGDGWELLVVRDLARGLERFDQLAESLHISRKVLTERLNGLLESGIVSRSAYQERPTRYAYRLTERGRALLPVLVALQDWGDRWLLGDGSLTGTNSEDEPPAHRLHELVGQRVPDIALPSIAGTTVDVVDEDARATVLFGYPATGRPTPLPDGWNEIAGASGCTLENRLFAGRYDDFVARGIAVRGVSTQRTDEQQAFARAEEIPHLLLSDLELELVAALRLPTFRAGGYERLKRVVLVIGSDRVVRAVRYPVVDIADAVEWALTTA; translated from the coding sequence GTGCGGCGGAGCACCTTCTCGCCCGAGCCGGACTGTGCGATCGCGCAGTCCCTCGGCGTCATCGGCGACGGCTGGGAACTGCTGGTCGTCCGTGACCTGGCCCGCGGGCTGGAGCGGTTCGACCAGCTCGCCGAATCGCTGCACATCTCGCGCAAGGTGCTGACCGAGCGGCTCAACGGTCTGCTCGAGAGCGGGATCGTCTCGCGGTCGGCGTACCAGGAGCGGCCGACCCGGTATGCGTACCGGCTGACTGAGCGCGGGCGGGCGTTGCTGCCGGTGCTCGTTGCGCTGCAGGACTGGGGCGATCGCTGGCTGCTCGGGGACGGCTCGCTGACCGGGACCAACTCGGAGGACGAGCCGCCGGCGCATCGATTGCACGAGCTGGTCGGTCAGCGGGTGCCGGACATCGCTTTGCCGTCGATCGCCGGTACGACGGTTGACGTGGTCGACGAGGATGCCCGGGCCACCGTGCTCTTCGGATATCCGGCGACCGGGCGGCCGACGCCGTTGCCGGACGGGTGGAACGAGATCGCGGGGGCCAGCGGGTGCACGCTGGAGAACCGGCTCTTTGCTGGTCGGTACGACGACTTCGTCGCGCGCGGGATCGCCGTACGAGGGGTGAGTACGCAGCGGACTGACGAGCAGCAGGCGTTCGCGCGGGCGGAGGAGATTCCACACCTGCTGCTGTCGGATCTCGAGCTGGAGCTGGTGGCGGCGCTGCGGCTGCCGACGTTCCGGGCGGGCGGGTACGAGCGGTTGAAGCGGGTCGTGCTGGTGATCGGCAGCGATCGCGTCGTACGGGCGGTGCGGTATCCCGTGGTCGATATCGCGGACGCTGTCGAGTGGGCGCTCACGACTGCTTGA
- a CDS encoding CHAT domain-containing protein, which produces MAQSDRLRSEIATLQTKKAALADVVAKNEKAAARARETARKKREQAGRTKNASSVRSLLSAAESEDKKVVAAEEKIAKARKDIGTVDKSIASKSTSLTTAEATERRSADNAQKRADSRRRSEERAHAREVGRLSSPSVQVRYVQVREPEPEKLRVLYLTANPEAVESTVTDPDGTVADYGTWLRVDREVRQVRQSLRGSRYRELVGIDHAPAATFGDLVDGLNDHRPHIVHFSGHADSDGLLMENDAGDEVGHDIDFPLLAHALGATDDPPRLVVMNACNSLDGADDLLQTVPIVIGMSDSIDDTAAVVFAAAFYAAIASAQSVSSALDQAKVKMLAASLDGSDLPELRHRDDVDPKKLVLVTPPLS; this is translated from the coding sequence ATGGCGCAGAGTGACAGACTCCGCAGCGAGATCGCCACGTTGCAAACCAAGAAGGCGGCGCTTGCGGACGTCGTAGCGAAGAATGAGAAGGCCGCTGCACGCGCGCGGGAGACGGCACGCAAGAAGCGCGAGCAGGCGGGAAGGACCAAGAACGCGTCGAGCGTGCGGTCGTTGCTCTCTGCAGCAGAGAGTGAAGACAAAAAGGTGGTTGCCGCCGAAGAGAAGATCGCGAAAGCGCGGAAGGATATCGGGACGGTTGACAAGTCGATTGCGTCGAAATCGACGTCTCTGACGACGGCGGAAGCGACGGAAAGGCGGTCGGCCGACAACGCGCAGAAGCGCGCTGATTCACGGCGGCGGAGTGAAGAGCGTGCCCACGCTCGGGAAGTGGGTAGGCTGTCGAGTCCTTCAGTTCAAGTCCGCTACGTGCAGGTTCGAGAGCCCGAGCCTGAGAAGCTTCGGGTGTTGTACCTAACTGCGAACCCTGAAGCCGTCGAGTCGACCGTTACCGACCCGGACGGGACGGTTGCGGACTACGGGACCTGGCTGCGCGTTGACCGCGAGGTTCGCCAGGTCCGTCAGTCTCTGCGCGGTTCCCGGTATCGCGAGCTCGTCGGCATCGACCACGCGCCGGCGGCCACGTTCGGGGACCTGGTGGACGGTCTGAATGACCACCGACCACACATCGTTCATTTCTCGGGACACGCTGACAGTGACGGCTTGCTGATGGAAAATGACGCCGGAGACGAGGTAGGCCATGACATCGACTTTCCGTTGCTTGCGCATGCCCTCGGCGCGACCGATGACCCACCGCGCCTCGTCGTGATGAACGCATGCAACAGCCTCGACGGAGCGGATGATCTGCTCCAGACCGTGCCTATCGTGATCGGTATGTCGGACAGCATCGACGACACGGCCGCGGTTGTGTTTGCCGCTGCGTTCTATGCGGCTATCGCGTCAGCGCAGTCGGTGTCGTCGGCCCTCGACCAGGCAAAGGTCAAGATGCTTGCCGCCTCGCTCGATGGCTCGGACTTGCCGGAGCTTCGGCACCGAGACGATGTTGACCCTAAGAAGCTGGTCCTCGTGACGCCGCCGCTCAGTTAG
- a CDS encoding alpha/beta fold hydrolase has protein sequence MKTAELTQGTVTSRDGTEIGYYKTGQGPAVVVLHGSMESARSHTLLAEALATDFTVYLPDRRGRGRSGAQRPDHTVRTEVEDLEAVLTAAGADRAFGVSAGGAVVLEAARTLPLKQIALYEPAIVADGAPHREWLTRFDQEVARGDLAAGMVTSMFGFEMAPPFLKVIPRGLLRRMTEKMMAKEERQAPADAITMRQLAPTLHVEGTIVAELAGTFDSFRAVNADVLLLGGTKGLPGLKPGRDTLEKVLPHCRRIEFDGYDHGSSSDPGGVNPTGKPDAVRRIAEEVKAFFKQS, from the coding sequence ATGAAGACCGCAGAACTCACCCAAGGCACCGTGACGTCCCGCGACGGCACCGAGATCGGCTACTACAAGACGGGCCAAGGCCCAGCCGTCGTCGTGCTGCACGGCAGCATGGAGTCCGCCCGCAGCCACACGCTCCTCGCGGAAGCTCTGGCAACGGACTTCACCGTCTACCTCCCGGACCGCCGAGGTCGCGGCCGCTCCGGCGCGCAGCGCCCTGACCACACGGTCCGCACCGAGGTCGAGGACCTCGAAGCCGTCCTGACTGCGGCCGGCGCAGACCGGGCGTTCGGAGTCAGCGCCGGGGGAGCGGTCGTCCTCGAAGCGGCGAGAACCCTGCCCCTGAAGCAGATCGCGCTCTACGAGCCTGCGATCGTTGCCGACGGCGCCCCGCACCGCGAGTGGCTGACCCGCTTCGACCAGGAGGTCGCCCGCGGTGATCTCGCCGCCGGGATGGTCACCAGCATGTTCGGCTTCGAGATGGCCCCGCCGTTCCTCAAGGTCATTCCCCGCGGCCTGCTCCGCCGGATGACCGAGAAGATGATGGCCAAGGAGGAGAGGCAGGCTCCGGCCGACGCCATCACCATGCGCCAGCTCGCTCCCACGCTCCACGTCGAGGGCACGATCGTCGCCGAGCTCGCCGGCACTTTCGACAGCTTCCGCGCCGTCAACGCCGACGTACTCCTCCTCGGCGGCACCAAAGGTCTCCCCGGCCTCAAGCCCGGCCGCGACACCCTCGAGAAGGTGCTCCCGCACTGCCGGCGGATCGAGTTCGACGGCTACGACCACGGCTCGTCGTCGGATCCAGGCGGCGTCAACCCGACGGGCAAGCCGGACGCAGTACGACGGATCGCCGAAGAGGTGAAGGCGTTCTTCAAGCAGTCGTGA
- a CDS encoding Lrp/AsnC family transcriptional regulator: protein MDAIDRQLIEALRLNGRSSWAELGREVGLSGPSVQERVRRLEERGVLLGYRAVVAPDQVGLGTSALIGLFQRDDVETDDIVDQVRDIVAVEDCWFVAGDQELVVKVRVADVTQLEAVVGSLRRVNGVVRTRTTVVLSTRWEGRPAPLPE from the coding sequence ATGGACGCGATCGACCGGCAGCTGATCGAGGCGCTCCGGCTGAACGGCCGCTCGAGCTGGGCCGAGCTCGGCCGCGAGGTCGGACTGTCCGGCCCGAGCGTCCAGGAGCGGGTACGGCGGCTCGAGGAGCGCGGCGTGCTGCTCGGGTACCGCGCCGTCGTCGCCCCGGATCAGGTCGGACTCGGGACCAGCGCGCTGATCGGGCTGTTCCAGCGCGACGATGTCGAGACCGATGACATCGTCGATCAGGTCCGCGACATCGTCGCCGTCGAGGACTGCTGGTTCGTCGCGGGCGACCAGGAGCTCGTGGTCAAGGTCCGGGTCGCGGACGTCACCCAGCTCGAGGCGGTGGTCGGCTCGCTGCGCCGGGTCAACGGCGTGGTCAGGACACGGACGACGGTCGTGCTGTCGACCCGCTGGGAAGGACGTCCGGCGCCGCTGCCCGAGTGA
- a CDS encoding MFS transporter, whose protein sequence is MYWRRIADLPTWLKAVMVGQLVSSAGALAWIYLTLYLVEDRGMSAQQAGFAAAAYGIGLLGGNLGGGWFGDRFGLRTAAVGSQLLWAASCIAMPFAPGVTIAAVAVCAGLFGGAGRPNMSALVATALPPDRRREGIALSRTASNAGFTIGPPLGGLLAAYNFSLVFVIDAATSLILAAIVWRWVPPARRTAAASTAGLWKTVLADRPVLLVLATIVIVDTVYRQIFATMPLLLRDAGTPAVAYGVLIGVSSAVIVLCEAPLAVRLRGHRATRVIAVGFALVGAGLAILGVWPALAGATLAIVVITAGEMLYKPTATAHVADAAPEGMVGRYSSLYAAASISGMFLAPAIGGSAYQHAPQLLYPIAAALALAAGAVLLVTRAAAPDVLPSGSTARPSSVS, encoded by the coding sequence ATGTACTGGCGCCGCATCGCGGACCTGCCCACCTGGCTCAAGGCCGTCATGGTCGGCCAACTCGTCAGCTCCGCCGGCGCACTCGCCTGGATCTACCTCACCCTCTATCTGGTCGAGGACCGCGGTATGTCGGCGCAACAGGCCGGCTTCGCGGCCGCGGCGTACGGCATCGGGCTGCTAGGCGGCAACCTCGGCGGCGGCTGGTTCGGCGACCGCTTCGGCCTGCGTACGGCGGCAGTCGGCAGCCAACTGCTCTGGGCCGCCAGCTGTATCGCGATGCCGTTCGCGCCGGGCGTCACGATCGCGGCCGTGGCGGTCTGCGCGGGCCTCTTCGGCGGCGCGGGCCGCCCGAACATGAGCGCCCTGGTCGCGACCGCCCTCCCGCCCGACCGCCGCCGCGAAGGCATCGCCCTGTCCCGCACCGCGAGCAACGCCGGTTTCACCATCGGCCCACCGCTCGGCGGTCTCCTGGCCGCCTACAACTTCTCGCTCGTCTTCGTGATCGACGCCGCGACAAGCCTGATCCTGGCCGCGATCGTCTGGCGCTGGGTCCCGCCGGCCCGCCGTACGGCGGCTGCTTCCACTGCCGGTCTGTGGAAGACAGTTCTGGCTGACCGTCCGGTGCTACTCGTCCTCGCGACGATCGTCATCGTCGACACCGTGTACCGCCAGATCTTCGCCACCATGCCGCTCCTGCTCCGCGACGCAGGCACCCCGGCCGTCGCCTACGGCGTACTCATTGGCGTCAGCTCCGCCGTGATCGTTCTGTGTGAGGCACCGCTCGCCGTACGGCTCCGCGGCCATCGCGCGACCAGGGTCATCGCAGTCGGCTTCGCGCTCGTCGGCGCAGGACTCGCGATCCTCGGTGTCTGGCCGGCGCTCGCCGGGGCGACGCTGGCGATCGTCGTGATCACGGCGGGGGAGATGCTCTACAAACCGACCGCGACCGCGCATGTCGCCGACGCAGCGCCCGAGGGGATGGTCGGGCGGTACTCCAGCCTGTACGCCGCTGCGTCGATCAGCGGCATGTTCCTGGCGCCGGCGATCGGCGGGTCGGCATACCAGCACGCTCCGCAACTGCTCTATCCGATCGCCGCGGCGCTCGCGCTGGCTGCCGGCGCCGTACTGCTGGTCACTCGGGCAGCGGCGCCGGACGTCCTTCCCAGCGGGTCGACAGCACGACCGTCGTCCGTGTCCTGA
- a CDS encoding HAD family hydrolase produces the protein MKPTEGVGAEGLGLVRKPIVYLVGGQGLEPLAACQSSGTLAAIVSNNYAEAVVRYLALTGLADRVVHVEGRDPSDPTLMKPSPHLIENAARSLGVRTTACVFIGDQTSDMEAGRAAGTRTIGYANKPGKADALAVAGADVVVATMAEVAVAIR, from the coding sequence ATGAAGCCGACGGAGGGTGTCGGTGCTGAGGGCCTTGGCCTTGTCCGCAAGCCAATCGTCTACCTCGTCGGCGGTCAGGGCTTGGAGCCTCTAGCCGCCTGCCAGAGCAGCGGGACGCTGGCAGCGATCGTCAGCAACAACTACGCCGAAGCCGTCGTGCGCTACCTCGCCCTCACCGGCCTCGCCGATCGAGTGGTGCACGTCGAGGGACGCGATCCCTCGGACCCAACGCTGATGAAGCCAAGTCCACACCTGATCGAAAACGCCGCGCGATCGCTCGGTGTACGCACGACAGCTTGTGTCTTCATCGGCGACCAAACGAGCGATATGGAAGCGGGCCGGGCCGCCGGAACCCGCACGATCGGCTACGCCAACAAGCCAGGCAAGGCCGACGCACTCGCTGTTGCTGGAGCCGATGTCGTCGTGGCGACGATGGCCGAAGTAGCGGTTGCCATCCGCTAA
- a CDS encoding site-specific integrase: MRAQAREKVHRNVVMLCEIPTGTGGRPSKSLSVQQAEALLTAAESSAMHAYIVVSLLTGARTEELRALTWANLDLDGRPNTSPLVPPSIQVWRSVRSGGDTKTPKSRRTLELAVRCVAALKVHKEHQDVPRRAAGLRWQNLNLVFTSEMGSQLDAANVRRAFRKVVKAAGLDPTMWTPRELRHSFVSLLSSKGVRIEEISRLVGHASTNVTEKVYRHELRPVLTEGATKMDEIFPDQGREGTNEKP, encoded by the coding sequence ATGCGAGCGCAGGCGCGGGAGAAGGTACATCGCAACGTGGTGATGCTCTGCGAGATCCCCACCGGCACAGGCGGGCGACCCTCGAAGTCGCTCTCGGTGCAGCAAGCAGAAGCGCTTCTGACAGCGGCCGAGTCATCGGCGATGCACGCCTACATCGTCGTGTCGCTGCTCACCGGAGCCCGAACTGAGGAGCTGAGGGCGCTTACCTGGGCCAACCTCGATCTCGACGGCAGACCGAACACATCACCTCTCGTGCCGCCGTCCATTCAGGTCTGGCGTTCGGTCCGGTCAGGTGGCGACACGAAGACGCCGAAATCTCGGCGGACGCTTGAGTTGGCTGTGCGCTGCGTGGCCGCACTGAAGGTGCACAAAGAGCACCAGGACGTCCCACGGCGCGCGGCAGGACTCCGTTGGCAGAACCTGAACCTGGTCTTCACCTCCGAGATGGGTTCCCAGCTCGATGCCGCCAATGTGCGTCGGGCGTTTCGGAAGGTAGTCAAGGCTGCCGGACTCGACCCGACGATGTGGACCCCACGGGAGCTACGGCACAGCTTCGTCTCGCTGCTGTCGAGCAAGGGTGTGCGGATCGAGGAAATCTCGCGGCTGGTCGGGCACGCCAGCACCAACGTGACGGAGAAGGTCTACCGGCACGAGCTGCGACCGGTCCTCACAGAAGGCGCTACGAAGATGGACGAGATCTTCCCCGATCAGGGCCGCGAGGGCACCAACGAGAAGCCGTAG
- a CDS encoding PadR family transcriptional regulator, with translation MTFRRSPLALAILGLLENGPMHPYGIQRLIRQWGKDQVVNVGQRTSLYRMIVRLEEAGLLTAGATEQDERYPERTVYHLTDEGREICRQWLAEILTTPRNEFPEFPAALSFVMLVTPETAGELLSQRRESLTKRIAELHLELRSEVDGQPIPRFALLETEYQVAVAIAEAKWIDDVLHDLRTGKLTWTPGPV, from the coding sequence GTGACTTTTCGACGCTCACCGCTCGCGCTCGCGATCCTCGGCCTGCTGGAGAACGGGCCGATGCATCCGTACGGGATCCAGCGGCTGATCAGGCAATGGGGCAAGGATCAGGTCGTCAACGTCGGTCAGCGGACCAGCCTGTACCGGATGATCGTGCGGCTGGAAGAGGCCGGACTGCTCACGGCCGGCGCGACCGAGCAGGACGAGCGCTACCCGGAGCGGACGGTCTACCACCTGACCGACGAGGGGCGGGAGATCTGCCGGCAGTGGTTGGCGGAGATTCTGACCACACCAAGGAACGAGTTCCCGGAGTTCCCCGCGGCGTTGTCGTTCGTGATGCTGGTGACGCCCGAGACGGCCGGCGAGCTGTTGAGCCAGCGGCGGGAGTCGCTGACGAAGCGGATCGCCGAGCTGCATCTGGAGCTCCGGTCGGAGGTGGACGGTCAGCCGATCCCCCGGTTTGCCTTGTTGGAGACGGAGTACCAGGTCGCGGTGGCGATCGCCGAGGCGAAGTGGATCGACGACGTCCTGCACGACCTCCGCACAGGCAAGCTGACGTGGACACCGGGGCCGGTGTGA
- a CDS encoding histidine phosphatase family protein, protein MSAGRLIVWRHGRTEWNLQDKMQGQADIPLDSVGLSQARSAAARLAALAPTRLFASDLQRAAATAAELAALTGLKIEYDEALREIDVDDWAGLTSSELAAINPEAAARMRSGEPQRRGTNGETIEEVATRFSGALQRIAEEGTSEDTIVIATHGLAARVGICLFLGIPQANWPAFGGLANCNWVSLLPGRRGWRIEEWNAGSLPEPVMSDDPQR, encoded by the coding sequence ATGAGCGCGGGCCGGCTGATCGTCTGGCGGCACGGCCGGACGGAGTGGAACCTCCAGGACAAGATGCAAGGCCAGGCCGACATCCCACTGGACTCAGTCGGTCTGTCGCAGGCCCGCTCCGCCGCCGCGCGCCTGGCAGCCCTGGCGCCGACGAGACTCTTCGCCAGCGACCTCCAACGCGCGGCCGCCACGGCCGCTGAACTCGCCGCGCTGACCGGCCTCAAGATCGAGTACGACGAGGCGCTGCGCGAGATCGACGTCGACGACTGGGCCGGCCTCACCTCGTCCGAGCTCGCCGCCATCAACCCCGAGGCCGCCGCCCGCATGCGCAGCGGCGAACCCCAACGCCGCGGCACCAACGGCGAAACCATCGAAGAGGTCGCCACCCGCTTCAGCGGAGCGCTCCAGCGCATCGCGGAGGAAGGCACCTCCGAGGACACCATCGTCATAGCCACCCACGGCCTGGCCGCCCGCGTCGGCATCTGCCTGTTCCTCGGCATCCCACAGGCCAACTGGCCCGCCTTCGGAGGCCTCGCCAACTGCAACTGGGTCTCCCTCCTCCCCGGCCGCCGAGGCTGGCGAATCGAAGAGTGGAACGCCGGCTCCCTCCCCGAACCAGTCATGAGCGACGACCCCCAACGCTGA
- the nadD gene encoding nicotinate-nucleotide adenylyltransferase: MASVERVRRIGVMGGTFDPIHHGHLVAASEVQAYFDLDEVIFVPTGQPWQKSDKKVSPAEDRYLMTVIATASNPRFSVSRVDIDRPGPTYTIDTLRDLSRLYPDAELFFITGADALAQILTWRDVDEMFKLAQFVGCTRPGTESLELPLDQLPMDRITLLEVPALAISSTECRARVAKGNPTWYLVPDGIVQYIAKRELYTNR, encoded by the coding sequence GTGGCTTCTGTGGAGCGGGTACGACGCATCGGTGTGATGGGTGGCACGTTCGACCCGATCCATCATGGCCACCTTGTCGCGGCCAGCGAAGTGCAGGCGTACTTCGATCTCGACGAGGTGATCTTCGTTCCGACCGGCCAGCCGTGGCAGAAGTCGGACAAGAAGGTCTCCCCGGCCGAGGACCGGTACCTGATGACCGTGATCGCGACCGCGTCGAACCCGCGGTTCTCGGTCAGCCGGGTCGACATCGACCGGCCGGGTCCGACGTACACGATCGACACCCTGCGCGACCTGTCCAGGCTGTATCCGGACGCCGAGCTGTTCTTCATCACCGGCGCCGACGCGCTCGCCCAGATCCTCACCTGGCGGGACGTGGACGAGATGTTCAAGCTCGCCCAGTTCGTCGGCTGTACCAGGCCGGGGACGGAGAGCCTCGAACTGCCGCTCGACCAGCTGCCGATGGACCGGATCACCCTGCTCGAGGTGCCGGCGCTGGCGATCTCCTCGACCGAGTGCCGTGCCCGGGTCGCCAAGGGCAACCCGACCTGGTACCTGGTGCCGGACGGCATCGTCCAGTACATCGCCAAGCGTGAGCTCTACACCAACCGTTAG
- a CDS encoding DUF2188 domain-containing protein → MSRNERHVVKNDDGGWDVRKPGSDKASAKLPTQADAIDRAREIVGNSGGGEVVIHGRDGKIRDSDTVSPGNDPNPPKDRK, encoded by the coding sequence ATGAGTAGGAACGAACGGCACGTCGTCAAGAACGACGACGGCGGATGGGACGTCAGGAAGCCCGGCTCCGACAAGGCCAGTGCGAAGCTGCCGACGCAGGCTGATGCGATCGATCGGGCGCGCGAGATCGTCGGGAACAGTGGGGGCGGTGAGGTCGTCATCCATGGGCGTGACGGCAAGATCCGTGACTCGGACACCGTGTCGCCGGGCAACGACCCGAATCCGCCGAAGGACCGGAAGTAG
- a CDS encoding PIN-like domain-containing protein, translated as MGQESDARLTGLSDGFQGYRRPSNELWRDAYTKGIICLDTSAVLDAYRFSPAGRKEYLDILHRLHERIFVPHQVALEFHRRRVDAVADRLAELESLRDEAAKATASTKSVVNRLGQRARALRGQIPGILEEQSAALEFVDKIIAEYDLKTESVAGGQDAVYPQIQALLEGRVGLQPTAEQLEVDQAEGLARLEAGKAPGFKDRNKDENSTGDYLWWAELLRYAKSVTTGPVLVVTNDTTKGDWTYTKKGIRIGAHLELVDEMYRETGHQLLITTVSELVQFAGTHLDVGSAVSQETVAEAQDIALSAKLKRDSEQPLDRKDSHQRPISLDEAADVSGISAELLRYFVDAGLLRGLHPEPSSDEFHFHPRDVARAMFVNAAYVMGISRRQLRGFADSLPPGTLNYNATLYMKDGELFVSLDRDDLDGLVKGGWKRLSPPFGELLDVVTSSWPPNRVRLVKRRRTRSASDERARRLAHRRELLEEVELQIARAEGEPGDMSPQIDFLRDEAAYLRAAIRRELEEDGTD; from the coding sequence GTGGGTCAGGAGAGCGACGCTCGGCTAACGGGCTTGTCAGACGGGTTCCAAGGTTATCGCCGCCCAAGCAATGAACTATGGCGGGACGCCTACACGAAGGGCATCATTTGCCTGGACACCAGCGCGGTTCTAGATGCATATCGGTTTTCGCCTGCTGGCCGCAAAGAATATCTAGACATCTTGCACCGCCTCCACGAACGCATCTTCGTGCCCCATCAAGTCGCGCTTGAATTTCACCGCCGCCGAGTTGACGCTGTTGCCGATCGCCTTGCTGAACTAGAGAGTCTCCGCGACGAGGCCGCAAAAGCAACGGCTAGCACGAAAAGTGTTGTGAACAGGCTTGGCCAGCGGGCAAGGGCACTCCGGGGGCAGATACCAGGAATCTTGGAAGAGCAGTCGGCGGCGCTTGAATTTGTAGACAAGATCATTGCGGAATACGACTTAAAGACCGAATCTGTTGCTGGCGGTCAAGACGCCGTTTACCCTCAAATCCAAGCCCTACTTGAAGGGCGCGTCGGGCTCCAGCCAACTGCGGAGCAACTTGAAGTCGACCAAGCAGAGGGCCTCGCGAGGCTAGAAGCAGGCAAGGCACCAGGATTCAAGGACAGGAATAAGGACGAAAATTCGACAGGGGACTACCTTTGGTGGGCAGAGCTTCTTAGGTACGCGAAATCGGTCACGACTGGGCCCGTCTTGGTCGTCACGAATGACACGACGAAAGGTGACTGGACATACACGAAGAAGGGCATCCGCATCGGGGCACACTTGGAACTGGTGGACGAGATGTACCGAGAAACGGGACACCAACTTCTCATCACCACTGTTTCCGAGTTGGTTCAATTCGCTGGAACACATCTTGACGTAGGAAGTGCGGTCAGCCAGGAGACTGTTGCCGAAGCTCAAGATATAGCCCTCTCCGCGAAACTGAAGCGAGACTCCGAGCAACCGCTCGACCGCAAGGACTCGCATCAGAGACCGATCTCGCTAGACGAGGCTGCCGATGTGAGTGGCATCTCTGCAGAATTGCTCAGATACTTCGTCGATGCCGGGCTACTGAGAGGGCTTCACCCCGAGCCGAGTTCGGACGAATTCCATTTCCATCCTCGTGACGTGGCCCGAGCAATGTTCGTGAATGCAGCATATGTCATGGGTATTTCCCGTCGCCAACTGCGAGGATTCGCCGACTCATTGCCACCGGGCACGCTGAATTACAATGCGACCCTATACATGAAGGACGGCGAGCTATTCGTTTCTCTAGACAGAGATGATCTGGATGGGCTCGTCAAAGGCGGATGGAAGCGCCTCAGCCCGCCCTTCGGGGAACTATTGGATGTGGTGACCTCCAGCTGGCCGCCGAACCGTGTACGCCTAGTCAAGCGGCGACGTACTCGTTCAGCGTCCGACGAGAGGGCTCGCCGCCTGGCGCACCGCCGTGAACTACTGGAGGAGGTTGAGCTTCAGATTGCCCGCGCTGAAGGCGAACCCGGGGATATGTCGCCCCAGATTGATTTCCTGCGGGACGAGGCAGCATATCTACGAGCTGCGATTAGGCGCGAACTCGAGGAGGACGGTACTGATTGA
- the rsfS gene encoding ribosome silencing factor, which yields MSASERAIELLTAAAEAAHDKKAENVLAFDVSEQLAITDAFLVASASNDRQVRAIVDAIEEKLRVDFDAKPVRREGAREGRWVLLDYLEIVIHVQHDEERAFYSLERLWRDCPVIPLPSPVPGAAVPGSGLPGSASAE from the coding sequence ATGTCTGCCAGTGAACGCGCCATCGAGCTGCTGACCGCGGCTGCGGAAGCAGCCCACGACAAGAAGGCCGAGAACGTTCTCGCCTTCGACGTGTCCGAGCAGCTCGCGATCACCGACGCGTTCCTGGTCGCCTCCGCCTCCAACGACCGCCAGGTCCGCGCGATCGTGGACGCGATCGAGGAGAAGCTGCGAGTCGACTTCGACGCCAAGCCGGTACGCCGCGAAGGCGCCCGCGAGGGCCGCTGGGTGCTGCTCGACTACCTCGAGATCGTCATCCACGTCCAGCACGACGAGGAGCGCGCGTTCTACTCGCTCGAGCGCCTCTGGCGCGACTGCCCGGTCATCCCGCTGCCGTCGCCCGTCCCCGGCGCCGCCGTTCCTGGCTCGGGTCTGCCTGGCTCGGCTTCGGCCGAATGA